A genomic stretch from Salarias fasciatus chromosome 18, fSalaFa1.1, whole genome shotgun sequence includes:
- the pold3 gene encoding DNA polymerase delta subunit 3 isoform X1 has protein sequence MDQLYLDNIDEYVNDHDKIVTYKWLSLTLGVHVNTAKQMLFHYLDHKRKESSAQLHATYLVSGKFVDNGQTSHRVSVVREEQLEDFKSKMSPIVSVHVYSVQKALLKDSGPLYSVDYDAVKDNLQNCSKYSAIRCASAEPMSSLELQLAREKQQAPAPEPETKRSGMNGDTGVASKPCAKPQKGIMGMFSNKPKNQESVKEVKSEQKEEAAVEPPKSKPAAKTNPMMNFFGNQTAKKADKPVKQEDEKPAAAPPSTQAAPPPPQSRSKPEEEDKSAAGEPQKDSKKDSKKDSRSKAKRVVDSDSDDEKMEKKKRRRIKKPEPDSSDEDVIPDSPQPTETKEKTPSPKKQLLPVTHSHQGNPEVKIRKRRRVLKSRNFVDDEGCMVTEKVYESESYSDSEDDFKAAKPAPKDPVKAKLPSTSKQDEKKSQKKASANKTTKQASIMGFFHKK, from the exons ATGGACCAGCTTTATCTGGATAATATTGATGAATATGTCAACGACCACGATAAAATA GTGACCTATAAATGGCTCAGTCTAACTCTTGGAGTCCATGTCAACACAGCAAAACA GATGCTCTTCCACTACCTGGATCACAAGAGGAAGGAAAGCTCAGCCCAGCTGCATGCCACTTATCTTGTGTCGGGGAAGTTTGTGGACAACGGTCAAACA AGTCATAGAGTATCTGTGGTCAGAGAGGAGCAATTGGAAG ATTTTAAATCCAAGATGAGCCCGATAGTCAGCGTCCACGTCTACAGCGTCCAGAAAGCTTTGCTGAAAGACAGCGGTCCCCTCTACAGCGTCGACTACGATGCTGTGAAAGacaaccttcaaaactgcaGCAA ATACAGTGCGATCCGCTGTGCCAGCGCCGAGCCCATGTCttctctggagctgcagctggccagagagaagcagcaggctCCCGCTCCCGAGCCCGAGACCAAACGGTCTGGCATGAACGGAGACACAGGCGTGGCCTCCAAACCATGTGCCAAGCCACAGAAAGGCATCATGGGAATGTTTTCTAATAAACCCAAGAATCAGGAAAGCGTCAAAGAAGTCAAATCTGAACAGAAAGAAGAAGCAGCG GTCGAGCCTCCCAAAAGCAAACCAGCTGCAAAAACCAATCCGATGATGAACTTTTTTGGAAATCAAACAGCAA AAAAAGCAGACAAGCCTGTGAAGCAGGAGGATgagaaaccagcagctgctccgccGTCCACAcaggcagcgccgccgccgccgcagagccGCTCCAAACCTGAAGAGGAAGACAAATCGGCTGCAGGAGAGCCGCAAAAAGACTCCAAGAAAGACTCCAAGAAAGACTCCAGGAG caAAGCCAAGCGAGTCGTGGATTCTGACAGTGACGATgagaaaatggagaagaaaaagaggcgACGGATTAAAAAACCCGAACCCGACAGCAGTGATGAAGATG tTATTCCAGACTCTCCACAGCccacagaaacaaaagaaaagactcCGAGTCCTAAAAAGCAACTTCTGCCTGTGACACACTCTCAC CAGGGGAACCCAGAGGTGAAGATCCGGAAGAGGAGACGAGTCCTGAAGTCACGGAACTTTGTGGATGATGAAGGATGCATGG TGACCGAAAAGGTCTACGAGAGTGAATCTTACTCCGATTCGGAAGACGACTTCAAAGCGGCCAAGCCAGCTCCGAAAGACCCCGTCAAAGCAAAACTCCCGTCGACGAGTAAACAAGACGAGAAGAAGAGTCAGAAGAAAGCCTCggcaaacaaaacaaccaaacaagcTTCCATTATGGGATTTTTCCACAAGAAATAA
- the pold3 gene encoding DNA polymerase delta subunit 3 isoform X2, which produces MDQLYLDNIDEYVNDHDKIVTYKWLSLTLGVHVNTAKQMLFHYLDHKRKESSAQLHATYLVSGKFVDNGQTSHRVSVVREEQLEDFKSKMSPIVSVHVYSVQKALLKDSGPLYSVDYDAVKDNLQNCSKYSAIRCASAEPMSSLELQLAREKQQAPAPEPETKRSGMNGDTGVASKPCAKPQKGIMGMFSNKPKNQESVKEVKSEQKEEAAVEPPKSKPAAKTNPMMNFFGNQTAKKADKPVKQEDEKPAAAPPSTQAAPPPPQSRSKPEEEDKSAAGEPQKDSKKDSKKDSRSKAKRVVDSDSDDEKMEKKKRRRIKKPEPDSSDEDVIPDSPQPTETKEKTPSPKKQLLPVTHSHGNPEVKIRKRRRVLKSRNFVDDEGCMVTEKVYESESYSDSEDDFKAAKPAPKDPVKAKLPSTSKQDEKKSQKKASANKTTKQASIMGFFHKK; this is translated from the exons ATGGACCAGCTTTATCTGGATAATATTGATGAATATGTCAACGACCACGATAAAATA GTGACCTATAAATGGCTCAGTCTAACTCTTGGAGTCCATGTCAACACAGCAAAACA GATGCTCTTCCACTACCTGGATCACAAGAGGAAGGAAAGCTCAGCCCAGCTGCATGCCACTTATCTTGTGTCGGGGAAGTTTGTGGACAACGGTCAAACA AGTCATAGAGTATCTGTGGTCAGAGAGGAGCAATTGGAAG ATTTTAAATCCAAGATGAGCCCGATAGTCAGCGTCCACGTCTACAGCGTCCAGAAAGCTTTGCTGAAAGACAGCGGTCCCCTCTACAGCGTCGACTACGATGCTGTGAAAGacaaccttcaaaactgcaGCAA ATACAGTGCGATCCGCTGTGCCAGCGCCGAGCCCATGTCttctctggagctgcagctggccagagagaagcagcaggctCCCGCTCCCGAGCCCGAGACCAAACGGTCTGGCATGAACGGAGACACAGGCGTGGCCTCCAAACCATGTGCCAAGCCACAGAAAGGCATCATGGGAATGTTTTCTAATAAACCCAAGAATCAGGAAAGCGTCAAAGAAGTCAAATCTGAACAGAAAGAAGAAGCAGCG GTCGAGCCTCCCAAAAGCAAACCAGCTGCAAAAACCAATCCGATGATGAACTTTTTTGGAAATCAAACAGCAA AAAAAGCAGACAAGCCTGTGAAGCAGGAGGATgagaaaccagcagctgctccgccGTCCACAcaggcagcgccgccgccgccgcagagccGCTCCAAACCTGAAGAGGAAGACAAATCGGCTGCAGGAGAGCCGCAAAAAGACTCCAAGAAAGACTCCAAGAAAGACTCCAGGAG caAAGCCAAGCGAGTCGTGGATTCTGACAGTGACGATgagaaaatggagaagaaaaagaggcgACGGATTAAAAAACCCGAACCCGACAGCAGTGATGAAGATG tTATTCCAGACTCTCCACAGCccacagaaacaaaagaaaagactcCGAGTCCTAAAAAGCAACTTCTGCCTGTGACACACTCTCAC GGGAACCCAGAGGTGAAGATCCGGAAGAGGAGACGAGTCCTGAAGTCACGGAACTTTGTGGATGATGAAGGATGCATGG TGACCGAAAAGGTCTACGAGAGTGAATCTTACTCCGATTCGGAAGACGACTTCAAAGCGGCCAAGCCAGCTCCGAAAGACCCCGTCAAAGCAAAACTCCCGTCGACGAGTAAACAAGACGAGAAGAAGAGTCAGAAGAAAGCCTCggcaaacaaaacaaccaaacaagcTTCCATTATGGGATTTTTCCACAAGAAATAA